The Primulina eburnea isolate SZY01 chromosome 8, ASM2296580v1, whole genome shotgun sequence genome contains a region encoding:
- the LOC140839210 gene encoding uncharacterized protein, with protein sequence MMRTAQSCQESYADQRQQDLEFAVGDHVFVKVPPMKGVMRFGKKGKLSPRFIEPFEILERVGTLAYRVALPPNLTGVHNVFNVSMLQKYMPNPSHVLNYEPLQLTPHLYFEERPTQIMDRWEKRLRNKVIQIIKVKWLNHFKEEAT encoded by the coding sequence ATGATGAGGACTGCACAGAGCTGTCAGGAGAGTTATGCTGATCAGAGACAGCAAGATCTTGAATTCGCAGTAGGggatcatgtttttgtgaaggtcccacctatgaaaggtgtgaTGAGGTTCGGGAAGAAGGGCAAGCTCAGCCCTAGATTCATCGAGCCATTTGAGATCCTAGAGAGAGTTGGAACACTCGCATATAGAGTTGCGTTACCGCCAAATCTGACGGGAGTTCATAACGTGTTCAACGTCTCCATGCTGCAAAAGTACATGCCGAATCCTTCACATGTGCTTAACTATGAGCCACTTCAGCTGACACCGCACCTATATTTTGAGGAGAGACCTACGCAGATTATGGACAGATGGGAAAAGAGACTCCGGAACAAGGTAATTCAAATtatcaaggtcaagtggctgaatcatttTAAGGAAGAGGCTACTTGA